From a single Staphylococcus epidermidis genomic region:
- a CDS encoding MarR family winged helix-turn-helix transcriptional regulator has protein sequence MVRRIEDHISFLEKFINDVNTLTAKLLKDLQTEYGISAEQSHVLNMLSIEALTVGQITEKQGVNKAAVSRRVKKLLNAELVKLEKPDSNTDQRLKIIKLSNKGKKYIKERKAIMSHIASDMTSDFDSKEIEKVRQVLEIIDYRIQSYTSKL, from the coding sequence ATGGTAAGAAGAATAGAAGATCACATCTCATTTTTAGAAAAATTTATTAATGATGTTAATACATTAACGGCAAAGTTACTTAAAGACTTGCAAACTGAGTATGGCATATCAGCTGAGCAATCTCATGTGTTAAATATGCTTAGTATAGAGGCGTTAACTGTGGGGCAAATTACAGAGAAACAAGGTGTTAATAAAGCTGCTGTTAGTCGAAGAGTCAAAAAGTTGCTCAATGCTGAATTAGTTAAATTAGAAAAACCTGATTCCAATACTGACCAACGTCTTAAAATAATTAAATTATCTAATAAAGGAAAAAAATATATTAAAGAGAGAAAAGCGATTATGAGCCATATTGCTAGTGATATGACGAGTGACTTTGACAGTAAGGAAATTGAAAAAGTTAGACAGGTTTTAGAAATTATCGACTATCGTATACAATCTTATACTTCTAAACTTTGA
- a CDS encoding zinc ribbon domain-containing protein — protein MSQCPNCGHQVKDDTSQCPNCGQLLTKKKKRKIKDQSSQSSNENSTNIRLRKIVPIGISVFILILIIVLFFLLRNYNSPNAQAKILVNAVDNNDSQKVATLLSTKNKKVDDVEAQQYINYVKKEVGIKKYIQDINNTVDKLNKSNSSVASYIQTKSGQDVLKISKNGTKYLIFDNMSFTAPTKKPIIKPKVETKYEFRTSGKKKTVIAEANKNTPLGEFIPGTYHLPAKKITENGTFNGHLNFDFRESHSETVDVAEDYDQSFINIKFKGANKLSDKSEKVQINDRTFTYSHSKEFGPYPKTKDITISATGKAKGKTFSSETKTISADDLKDNTKVTLEFDSDKINSYVEKKEKEENSLKNKLTEFFTGYATAMNSAFNMNDFNFISSYFKKNSSIYTSMKSNFQNRTNVTMISPQVLSVHRNGHTVRTTIQHIDHIGNYINKDYELEIDNDDSNMQLVKEL, from the coding sequence ATGAGTCAATGCCCAAATTGTGGTCATCAAGTGAAAGATGATACATCGCAATGTCCAAACTGTGGGCAACTATTAACTAAGAAGAAAAAAAGAAAGATTAAAGACCAATCATCTCAATCGAGTAATGAGAATTCTACCAATATACGTCTTCGTAAAATTGTGCCGATAGGTATTAGTGTATTTATCTTAATACTTATTATCGTGTTATTTTTCCTTTTAAGAAATTATAATTCGCCTAATGCACAAGCTAAGATATTAGTTAATGCTGTAGATAATAATGATTCACAAAAAGTTGCTACATTATTGAGTACTAAAAATAAAAAAGTAGACGATGTTGAAGCGCAACAATATATTAATTATGTAAAAAAAGAAGTAGGTATTAAGAAGTATATTCAAGATATCAATAATACTGTAGATAAATTGAATAAAAGTAATTCAAGCGTGGCATCTTATATACAAACGAAAAGTGGACAAGATGTACTTAAGATAAGTAAAAATGGTACAAAGTATTTAATTTTTGATAATATGAGTTTCACAGCTCCGACTAAAAAGCCAATTATTAAACCTAAAGTAGAAACTAAATATGAATTTAGAACAAGTGGTAAAAAGAAAACTGTCATTGCTGAAGCAAATAAAAATACACCTTTGGGTGAATTTATTCCTGGTACATATCATTTACCAGCTAAGAAAATTACAGAAAACGGTACATTCAATGGGCATTTAAATTTTGACTTTAGAGAAAGCCACTCTGAAACCGTAGATGTAGCTGAAGATTATGATCAATCATTTATCAATATCAAATTTAAGGGTGCGAATAAATTAAGTGATAAATCAGAAAAAGTTCAAATCAATGACCGTACATTCACTTATTCTCATTCTAAAGAATTTGGTCCTTATCCAAAAACAAAAGATATAACGATTTCTGCAACTGGTAAGGCAAAAGGTAAGACGTTTAGTTCTGAGACGAAAACAATTAGTGCAGACGATTTGAAAGATAATACGAAAGTTACATTGGAATTTGATAGTGATAAAATAAATAGCTATGTTGAGAAGAAAGAAAAAGAAGAAAATAGTTTGAAAAATAAATTAACTGAATTTTTTACTGGTTATGCAACGGCTATGAATTCAGCATTTAATATGAATGATTTTAACTTTATATCGAGTTATTTTAAAAAGAATTCGTCTATATACACATCAATGAAAAGTAATTTCCAAAATCGAACGAACGTGACTATGATATCTCCGCAAGTGTTAAGTGTTCATCGAAACGGACATACTGTAAGAACAACTATTCAACATATCGATCATATTGGTAATTATATAAATAAAGATTATGAATTAGAAATAGATAATGATGATAGTAATATGCAGTTGGTTAAAGAATTATAA